The following are from one region of the Pseudorasbora parva isolate DD20220531a chromosome 12, ASM2467924v1, whole genome shotgun sequence genome:
- the pigu gene encoding phosphatidylinositol glycan anchor biosynthesis class U protein yields the protein MAAPLTLLLIVAVTIRAVLFRSSLAEIISERVEVVSPLNAWKRVVEGLALLDLGVSPYSGDVFHETPLIIYLFHFVVDYAELVFMIADGITAVALYLSIQTYNKNVFRKQKYALESDRYPADSLELLRSPKEMFYIPLKVAMFYLLNPFTILSCVAKSTCGLNNAIIALFILCTLKGSALLSGIMLALATYQSIYPLTLFAPALLFLLQRLYIPVNLRRSSFWFFTLQYAFIYLGSLVVITGLSFFLLGSWDFIPSVYGFIFSVPDLTPNIGLFWYFFAEMFEHFRLFFICVFQINVFFYTIPLSIKLKEHPVFLIFMQIAIISIFKSYPTVGDVALYMAFLPAWSHLYRFLRNIFLVSCVLLACSALFPVLWHLWIYAGSANSNFYYAITLLFNFGQILLVSDYFYAYLRREHHLTHGLYLKKEDGTEATLVLK from the exons ATGGCGGCTCCTTTAACACTCCTGCTGATAGTGGCTGTAACAATAAGAGCCGTTTTATTCAGATCCAGTTTAGCAGAAATCATTTCAGAAAGGGTCGAGGTGGTGTCGCCTTTGAATGCGTGGAAACGAG TTGTGGAGGGCCTTGCCTTGCTGGATCTCGGGGTCTCGCCTTACTCAGGAGATGTGTTTCATGAA ACACCCCTTATCATATACCTCTTTCATTTTGTGGTCGACTATGCAGAGCTTGTTTTTATG ATAGCAGATGGAATCACAGCAGTGGCTCTTTATCTGTCCATCCAGACTTATAACAAGAATGTG TTTAGAAAACAGAAATATGCCTTGGAATCGGACCGGTATCCCGCCGACTCTTTGGAGCTCCTCCGTTCTCCTAAGGAGATGTTCTACATCCCCCTCAAAGTTGCCATGTT TTATCTGTTAAACCCCTTCACCATCCTGTCTTGTGTGGCAAAGTCGACTTGTGGGCTGAACAATGCCATTATTGCACTCTTCATTCTCTGTACATTAAAAG gtaGTGCCTTGTTGAGCGGGATAATGTTGGCCTTGGCCACATATCAGTCCATCTATCCTCTGACCCTGTTTGCTCCTGCACTTCTGTTCCTCTTGCAG AGGCTGTACATCCCAGTGAACCTGAGGAGGAGTAGTTTCTGGTTCTTCACTCTTCAGTATGCGTTCATATATTTGGGCAGTCTGGTGGTGATCACTGGACTCTCTTTCTTCCTCCTGGGCTCCTGGGACTTCATCCCTTCTGTCTATGGATTTAT ATTTTCTGTTCCAGACCTCACTCCAAACATCGGACTCTTCTGGTACTTCTTCGCAGAGATGTTTGAGCACTTTCGTCTCTTcttcatctgcgtgttccagatcaATGTCTTTTTTTACACCATCCCGCTTTCCATCAAACTCAA GGAGCATCCAGTGTTCCTCATCTTCATGCAGATTGCCATCATCTCCATCTTTAAGTCGTACCCCACCGTGGGAGATGTCGCCCTCTACATGGCATTTTTGCCAGCCTGGAGTCACCTCTACCGAT TTTTGAGAAACATCTTTTTGGTGTCATGCGTGCTGTTGGCGTGCTCAGCGCTCTTTCCTGTACTCTGGCATCTGTGGATATACGCCGGCAGTGCCAACTCTAATTTCTACTACGCCATCACGCTGCTCTTCAACTTTGGACAG ATCCTCCTGGTGTCAGATTATTTCTATGCCTACCTGCGTCGAGAACATCACCTGACACACGGCCTCTACCTGAAGAAGGAAGACGGCACTGAAGCCACTCTAGTGTTAAAGTGA